The genomic stretch atgatagtgaaaaaatttcctatcattatttttggtacgatgTATAATTAGATTATGTCAATATTCCTGCCAatgttttttatctctttcatttttaaaaagaaaaattaaactaccaacattcttttgtttacaaaattagtaaacataactataatcaaatatcaatatgctcatatattttagaacacttctttatttttgttagtgtaatagaaaaatttctcaaaaaaattgtttatgaggagaaagttcaactcCTGAAAGACAAAAGTTTACCATAATGGATTGTGTAGTAGAGGAGAAGTGGtgtcattgttggaatataatgattaatcaatcatttcgtataattgattaatctatgtttttattttgaattttttttcctttatatttcattttaaactacatatatgggaacaaatatttaatatgtttcagtttataagaactaaaatttatgaatttttaaatttattagatatgtattgagtaaaactatggtttaaaaggatcttatgaacatttgtcatttttagtagctaattagttaattaagagaagaaaataaaaattgttgttgataatcttttaaagaatttttgagtaaattacaaaattaaaaaaaaacctggcGCGTAGCACGGGCTCTAAGCTAGTAATACATAAACAAGCAGTGACAATTTTGTAAATCCATgtatattcttcattttttttttatcagaagAAGAGATGGGGATTGAATACCTACTCTTAAGTTTTTCTAAACGGATGATTGCCGTCTCTCTTACACTCTCTCACATTCTCAGCTTAAATTGATCTTTAGATTCTGTGATATTTCAAGCtcctttgattttgtttgatttggcatGTTTTTCTATGGATGATAGTCAATCTATTGTAGGCATTGGTTTTCGAGAGTCTACTTTAGTCCACAGTAACATAGTTCTTGTGAATAATTTCCTCACAAGAATATATAGCTGGGGTCCAACCTAATCTCAGAAATTGAGGTGCAATCTGTTTTGAAACACAAGTTCGATCTCCTTGAGTTATCAATGAGCTCTATAGCATTTAACAGTTACTAATCATAGTTGAGTAATCCATAAGCCTATAGTTTAGCCTTTGGATAAGCCAATAAATAGAATTTGGAAACAACTTCCTAGCACAAAAATTGATAGACactaatttcaaatttgttatgatttggtgtgGTGCAAACCAAAACCTGGCTCAGTTTTGATGATTTCGTCATTTCGTTATAAGAAAGCTGCATAACTTATCCTCCATGAAAAACATGCAAAATTAATCTTCGCTGCTACAACGGTGAAATCTGCTCAAGCAATCAAGGTTGTTTTGGCTTAATTTGCTGATATTTCGGGTTTGAAGGCTAACCCGAGTAAGAGTTGTGTTCTATTCTGGTCTGTTTGCTACCGAGAAGGAACTTATGCTTGATTGTCTTCAAATGAAGGAGGCAAATCTTCCTGTGCACTACCTCGGGGTCCCTCTAATATCGAAAAAATTGTCAGTAGTGGACTATGGTGTTTTCCTTGAGAAAGTTTCAGCAAACATCAACTCTTGGTTGTCCAAGAAATTAACTTTTGATGGCaggttatttatttttatcctcCCTAAACAGATTATCAGACTTTTGGAGCAAAAGTTCAACAGATTCCTTTGGTCAGGGATGCCAACTCTACGGAAAGGAAGTTGGAGCTTGATATGTGTACCTAAGAAGGAGGGAGGTTTGGGAATTAAAAGATTGGAGGATTGGAACAAGGCTTCCATGTTGAGGCACATTTGGAATCTTTTTGCAAGGGCTATCTCTTTGTGGGTTGCATGGGTGAAAGAGTACTCGCTAAAAGGTAAGAGCTTTTGGCAATTGAAAATCCCTCAAGTGTGCTATTGGAATTGGAGGAAACTCTTGAAGTTGCCTGACATTGCTAGACAATTCATTTTGTTTAAGGTTGGGAATGATAGGAGTTTTACTGAGATTTGGAATTTGTTTCCTTTCCTGTGTGGTGTAATGCAGTATAGAAAAGCTGAGAAACTTTGGTTGTCTTGCATACTTATGGAGGTAAGGAATTTTCTCAATTCCTCAAGATCATTCAATTCCATAAAGGCTACTGTAACATAACCAAGATAGGTTCAATAGAAAATATTAAGGGTTCGAGATGACTGCTTTTTATAGAAAATGTCGCCAATACAGAGGCTCGAAGGTATAAGAGACAGCAATAACAATGGTGGAGAGGATAATCCATGTGCTGATGAACATACTCCGAACCACCGGGAATGCTTGGATACCGATCGAATGTAGGCAATAGCTTTGCTCAATGTTATAGGggaaatcaaaatgaaaagagaatatGCTCATTCCGAGACGAGAATGCCTCATGAAAGAGCTCACGAGTGCCCATTTTTcacgagtaatgctagaaatcactTCTTTATCCTACTATGCTGACATGACAGTATCAATGCATCTTCCGATGAGTCATTgttaacaaaaaacaaaaggcaaactAACACTGTCACGTCAACATAATAAAATAGTGGTGAAATAGAAGTATGGTTTCTAATATTTCCTTTTTCCACATTGTGAGCGCAAAGTGAGGTGGTCCGCTTTCTCACATTATGgacgaaaaattaaaaataaacatcaTCTCTTAGTAGGTAACAATCCCCATTGTTTTAAAGATAGAAACATATTGTGAAACTGCAATAAATCTGGTTGTAACATTTATAATGGGTAACAATCCCCATCTCTTCTGCCAAAAAGAAAGTTAGAATATACATGGATTTACAAAAATTGGCACTACTTGTTTAAGTACTACAACAACTCTTGTAATCGAGAAGTGAGATCAGTGAAGATGTCTTCACTGCAGGGGATTGTGAGGCCCCCCATTggatgatcaaatccaaattcttcctcAGCCTTGTTTAGCAAATCTTGAAATGAAGGCTGGTTCAAGAATGATACCTGAACAACGAACCGCTTCTTTTGGCCCTCTCCAACATATATAGCAAGGTGGCCTTTTGGAACATCCATAAATTGTGAAGCTGCTTTCTTTGCAAATGAGTTTGATCGCCGCAGAATGTTCTTAGCATTTGTAACACCAGGCAAGCGAATAGCCATTGCTATCTGCCCACAAAGATGGTGAAGATCACAGATGAAATGGGTGAAGAAAGTAAAGGATTTGAAAGCAGAGGATGTGAGGACTTGGTTTGGCTATGCAATGATATGCGTATGTATATATAAGCATTTGAGGTCTCTGAAATGAGGAGTGAGTGGTGCAGAGGCATTCGGGTGGGGATCATTTGTTCGAAACATAAGCTGAAGGATCACATGGACTTGTCTTCAAACTCATCGTCAAGGACATTAAAAGTTGGAAGACATTTTAGGCATGCTTTTCTGGGTGAACAACCTACAAGGGCCCCAATTGAAATCAAAGATATATAAGTGGATTGGAGCAACTTCTCAACGTCTGGCATGCAGAGATAAACATTTGAAGTATGTGAAATGTGAAGTGAGTGGTGTTCTGGCATACAGGTGGCAGGATATTTGAAGGATCACATGGAGCTGTCCTCCAACTCATTGCCAAGAACTTGGCAGTGGTTGAGACATATCTGTTGGAGCACATTTTGCGCAATCTTTTCTGGGAGAACAACCCACAAGGGCCCCAGTTGAAATCAAAGACATATTGGGATTGTAAAACACTTTCAACATATATGTCCAGTATCCTCTTCTAGTGAATTGTCAGCCAGTCGTACAGAGATTTATCCAATCCATATGTCTTTGATTTCAACTGGGTCCCTTGTAGGTTGTTCTCCAAGAAATATAAAGCCTCAATCACTACCATGTTGTTGAGATGGAAGACAAGTCCATGTGATCCTTCAAATGCTTATGCCCTACTCGACATTTGAGAGACTTTCACAAGCTAgtcatatctatatatatatatatatatatatgcacataaCACATCATTCCATACCCAAACACAAGTCTTCAAATCCTCTGCCATCAAATCCTTACTTTCTCTCCTCCCTTTTAGTTTCTGAGCTTCACTATCTTTCCCAGAAACAACATACATAGATAGCAATGGCCATTCGTTTGCCTGGTATTACAAATGCTAAGAACATTCTCCGCCGATCAAACTCATTTGCTAAGAAAGCAGCTTCAGCATTTATGGATGTTCCAAAAGGCCACCTTGCTATATATGTTGGAGAGAGCCAAAAGAAGCGGTTTGTTGTTCCAGTATCATTTCTTAACCACTCTTCATTCCAACAATTGCTAGGCAAGGCTgaggaagaatttggatttgatcatccAATGGGTGGCCTCACAATCCCCTGCAGTGAAGACATCTTCATTCATCTCACTTCTCGCTTACATGAGTTGTTGTAATACATAAACAAGTAGTGCCAATTTTCTAAATCCATgtatattcttcattttttttaacagaagaAGAGATGGGGTTTGACTACCTACCCTGAGTTTTTCTAATCGAATGATTGCATTTTCTCTTACAATCTTCTCACATTCTCCTCAGTTTAAATTGATCTTTGGATTCCGTGTTATTTCAAGCccctttgattttgtttgatttggcatGTTTTTCTATGGATATTTGTGAACACCAGTCAATTTAAttggtaaaatattttcatttaattgataaaaaaaaaaattatggtcttgttgattgagaaaaaaatttcttcagaaaagaaaaacattatcaaacaccaaaatatGTTTGTGATCGAGTATACCATGACAGTTTGATAAGTGGTatactcattttcatttttcttggtttttctaGGATTCAGATATCATGCAGATTTAGAGTCATTTCATCAAGATTTCTCTAGTGACTTGAATCTTTCAAATTAGCAGTCATCCAAAAATTTAACTAGGTCAAAAGATTATCTGCATATCTTCTGCGTggctctcatttatttttttctttgataccACATCCAATTATAACATTTGTTCAGAATCAATTGTGTGAACAAGGAACACGTGCAAGAGATTTGCATAGGAGGAGTGcaaataatattatgttatgaaGAAATGACCAAAGTTAAACTTTGAATGATCCTACAACATGTAGATAAATTTCTTTGGGTTTCAAAAATGAGGTAGCCTTCCCTTGCCTTCAATTCCTTATTCCTCATGTGAACAGAAACAAATCATAAATCTCTAGTATAACATAAAAAGATTTTACCAATCACGGTAGCTACAGAAATCTTTAGTCTAATTTGGTCCCGGCAACATATTTCTTGTGAATAATTTCTTCAAGAATATATAACTGGTTTACAGACTAATCTCAGAAATTGAGGTGCAGTCTGTTCTGAAACACAAGTTTTCCTTGAGTTATCTTTATAGCATTTAGCAGTAACTAATCGAAGTTCAGTACTCCACAAGCCTATACAGCTTCCTAACACAAAATTGGACactaatttcaaatttgtttatgATTGATTCCGGTGCAAAGCAAAACCTTGCTCAGTTTGATGATTTCATCATTAGGTTTTAATTGAACTGTGTACAATAGAGAAACTTTCTCAGTACTTCAAAAAATGTTCTGATAAACCACTGAAGTTTGAAGATGACCCTGACATAAGAAAGCTTCATAGACTATCATCCAAAGAAAAACAtgcaaaattaaattaaatagaaGGGCCTAGAAATGTCTCAGAATCTTAAGAGGATCAATTCAATCTGAAAGGTAATATCAGTATTACATTTGTTAGGAGAATGCAACAGAAACTGCAAGAATTGTATTTGTAACATTTTTCGGTAATCAACCCCCCATCACTTCATCTCCctataataaataaagaatatgcATGGATTTACAAAACTGTCTctgctattttattttagtgtCGCGTATCAGAATTCATGTAAGTGAGAAGTGAGATCAATGAAGATGTCTTCACTGCAGGGAATTGTGAGACCACCCATTGGATGATGGAATCCAAATTCATCCTCAGCCTTGTTTAGCAAATCTTGAAATGAAGGCTGGTTCAAGAATGATATGGGAACTACAAATCGCTTCTTTTCACTCTCTCCAACATATACTGCTATGTACCCTTTTGGAACATCTGCAAATGTTGAAGCTGCTTGCTTTGTAAATGAGTTTGATCGGCGGAGAATGTGTTTAGCATGCATAATACCAGGTAAACGAATTGCCATTGCTATCTATCTGTATTATTGCTCAGAAAGATGGTGAAGATCACaaatgaaaactgaaaaggGAGAAGAAACTAAGGACTTGATACAAGAGGATCTGAAGACTGGATCTTGCTGTGAAAGGATTTCTTCagacttcatatatataattatagatGAGTGGTGCAGAGGGATCCAGGTGGGGTTGGTGGGAGACATTAGCATTTGAAGGATCACATGGACCTGTCTTTCTACTCATCATGAAGTAGTTGGTAGTGATTGAGACTTTGGAAAACTCTGAGCACAAGCATTTGCTGGGACAACAACCTACAAGGGACCCAGTTGAAAGGAAAGACATGTGGATTGGAGAAAAATTTGAACTAACTGGCTGACCTCTTGCTATGGAGCCATGGAGGACAGGATTAGACATATATGTCGATTATGCAAACTTAACTCGTATCTTTACAACAAGTTTAACCTCAATGAAATTTAGATGCTAGAAACAGAAAAGTTATCTGTATCAGCAAAATACTCGAGTCTATGATATTCTCTTAATTTGCCTTAGTACAATGACTTTGAGGACAAACCCCCGTGGAGAGCGCATGAAGTATGTCCTACAAGTAGTCATAGCTGGAGCAACCCTACATATCTCAAACAAGTACTGCATTGTAAGTGATGAAATTATTGCAAGCAACTGTAACAATCATCAGAAGACATATCAAATTTTAGGTGCCGAGTCTTGGCACAAgaagtttcttctcttttctccccATTTTTGTTCACTTTTGTTATGATCTCATAATCTGTTAGGATTGTCGAGACTATGCGATTTAGTGAAAAATTACAGAGAAAATGAAGTGAAAACGCATGGGAATTCATGTGGTTCAGCAGTATGCCTACATCTACAGAAACTAGTGGCTAATTTCACCTCTCGACTCCGCCCATGTGGCCTTTATACTAAAGATCTGTGTTACTTCAGAATATTAGCCATCATTTCTACTATAATCAATGTAAGAGATAGTAACAACCTCTGGtcatttacaaataaaaataagccTTCCAAGGGTCTCTTCTTTAGCAAGAAAGCAcatctaaaattaaattatttgttacaACTGCATATGTTGATATTATGCTGACAGACTCCATACTAGCCAAAATCTTTTAACTagattaaaaattagaaagtgAAAACACATAACAATGGATCAAAGACTTGGGAAAAATGCTGGTTCCTCTTagttaacaaacaaagccattATATTCAATGGTATAAAACCATgtggtttttgaaaaaaagtaagcCTTGATTGAATTGTTTGTTTCATAATGGCAATTACACTCGCAATCCCAATGGTTATTGTTAAATCACAAGTTAACCCAAAAGtctaagctaataaaaaaattttcgatttaattatttttcttaccGTTATCATAGGTGGTGGTTACAGTGTGAAACAAAGGAGCTAAGGCATTAACCAATACATAAAGAAGGACTTATATGAAAAAGATTTGCATGGAATGTTTTGATCCCAAATTTTCATATAAAAGAACAAGAATTTTACAATGATTTGTGAAATAACCCAATGCTCttatttcaaaattgaaaagatagGATTTTTGGGTCAATGGTGTTCTCAACACTACTCATTATCATgtctttcatttctcttttgagCCACCCAGATTACGAGTAGATCACTGAAGGCTTCTCTGCGTCGGATTTTGTGAGATATTTCGGGTATAAAGTTGGAACCATGAAGCACCTCCTCTGAGTTTCTCCACACAGCCTTCAAATCTGTGGCCTCTTGAGCTCCCCACATCTTCTGGAAAATCTGCTTGCCCTGAGCAGTCCAAGGCGAAGGGATATGTTCTTCAGATACTGCAGTACCTTCTGCTTAGCAACATTCACAACCTTATCCTTCTCCAGAAAGAGATAAAGTGCATGAGTTTACAAATCTGTTTTGCTGANNNNNNNNNNNNNNNNNNNNNNNNNNNNNNNNNNNNNNNNNNNNNNNNNNNNNNNNNNNNNNNNNNNNNNNNNNNNNNNNNNNNNNNNNNNNNNNNNNNNACAACCAATCACCCATTGAGCTGATGGTGATCTGACAGTGAGTGCAAGATGTCGCACCTCCAGTGACGCATTGCCGCCACAATTATGCTGAATATCAAACATATGATTTATGGAttacaagaaaggaaaagaagggtATGAACTTTGgttattgttaattaataaaagaatattaaaggtaatgagaaagagaaaaatgctaaGTAAGGGCACAACAATTATATATCCCGAAAATTTATTAGAGATGTTGGAGAAAAACTTACTATGAAGTTAAGCCAGTTGAGCAGCTAGCCAAAGGAAGCGGAAATTTTTGACActcaaatctttttatttggtaAGTTGTGATACTCAACCTTGCAGCCGGCCTGCAGGAGAGGGGAGTATATATAAACGTGCAAGAACTTTCTTCCTACATGACGTAAGAAGTGCTTTCGTGGGAGGCTGACGTCACCCATCAAGTCATTCATTTCCAACTATAAAttgcattcaatttttataaattggttGATGGGTTTGATCCAGAGGATAAGGATCTGCAATTTTCTGCTTAAATTGAACGTAAAGGGTTTGAttgtccaaaatttatttgattaggTGTGTTATATGGACTCTCAAGTAATGTATTGTCTAAATAATTATTAGCAATTCAAATTACTGAAAATTCCAATCTGAATTGAGATTTTCACCAATTTTTTCTTCGAATTATTAGTAATTCGAGTATTAAGTATGAGAGATTCTTTATGAAGCATACCTACATGAGTAGATGGGTGAACTACTCGAAACTTATTTAGATATATAAACCTTATGAAGAGtcacatatttattatttaaattatttggaATTTAAACGGGTAGTATACGAGTGATTCATAGTTAGATCCTAGAATTCACATTCTGAATAGGAGAAAGTCCGACTCCTCACCAGTTGGGATAAGGATAGCCAGAGAGAATTAAGTTGGTTTTAAAATTAggataaaattgtcatttcGTAAAATGATGATGATCCAAATTCTGCCAGTTGTCATGCCATCATAAGCAtgtactaaaataataattttacattAAACCATAACCAATgcatttataaaaattgaatgcagTATTAAAACTGTCAACAACCCAAACTGACGCAACATAATAAATACACCGGTGAAACGATAACTTGCCCTCCATGTGATCTTGTTGACTGTGTTGATCGCAATAGAAATTGTACAATGAAAGCCTTTAGTCAGACGATAATAACACCTCTCAACAACcccaaattactaataattcaaATACTAAATACGAGAAATTCTTTATAAAGCCTACTACATGAGTAGAtgcttttaaatatataaaccTTATAAAGACtcacatatttattatttaaattattttttgcaatttaaacAGGTAGTATATGAGTGATTCATAGATCCTAAAATTTACATTCTGAATAGGAGAAAGTCCGACCCCTCACCAGTTGGGATAAAGATAACCGGAGGGGATCCAGTTAGTTTTAAGTAAGGATAAAATTGTCattctatatattttggaataattttgcaattttatttctcattcaaataaaatgaagatgatcaaaatttccaagagatagctcaattggctgggatcacgcctaatgaagcagatgtcactagttcgaatctccctccccacTCTTGTgcaaacatgttaaaaaaaaaaaaaagatgatcaaAATTCTGTCAGTTGTCATGCCATCATAAGCAtgtactaaaataataattgggtaaagtccacttaacccccttaaactaccacctaaatgacaatctacccccaaactatcaattgcgacaattcacctcccaaactatcaaaacaatgacaatgtacccctaattttaacaaaataacaaaattacctttacaaaaataaaaacaaaaatactaaaatttattttttttttttcaaaattttaagggtatttttgttttattgaaaattttataggggtaattttgtcattttgttagcattgggggatacattgtcattgttttggtagttttggggtaaattatgataattgatagtttatagggtagattgtcattgaggtagtagtttgagggggttaagtaaaATTTACTCATAGTAATTTTACGTTAAACCATAACCAATgcatttataaaaattgaatgcaaTATTAAAACAGTCAACAACCCAAACTGAGGCAACATAATAAATGTACCGGTTAAACGATAATTTGCCCTCCATGGCTCCATGGAAAaggattctctctatttcaaaatccctccattttctccatttagtgtattttgaagggtattgcatttaatgcactaccatcattaaaacttttagaCAACACTACTCTTCAAAATatactaaatggaggaaatatagtgattttgaaatggaaaggatccgtTTCCTAGTTGTATGTGATCCTGTTGACTCTGTGTGTCGATCGCAATAGAAAATTGTACAATGAAAACCTTTAGTCAGACGATAATAACACCTCTCCACAACCCCAAATTATCGCAcacaatcaaactaacaaaaattgTCTAAGAGGaacaatttggctcacaacaaataTTCTCTCGAATCATAGCCTCTCACAAATTCTATCGTCGAATTTCATATGTATTCAGATTTGTAGTGATCTATATACATAAGCCTAAAGACCCCTAGTTTAATTGAATCACAATTACATTGAAATTAGACCCAGAAGTTACGGGCCATCTGGACGGTAAGAGGGCTCGTTCAGACAAGGCTTGAATAACGTACATGAGAAAGTTGGTTCTCGTACACTACCGTCCAGATGGGGAGTGTGCTCGTCCGGATGGAGCTTTAGGGCAACATTGCTTCGTAGCGTCACTTGGCACAGCTCATCTGGACGGCTTGCAGATGAGACTCTCGGGTTTTTTTATTCATCTATTTCATCCGGCCATGCAGATGGGCTTGCAGACAAAGCTCTCGGGTTGAAGAAATACTTTGCGGCACTGATGTCTGTCCATACGGCTATGCATCCCGTCCGGACACCCATGAACTTTTGGCACTTTGAACACCATTTTGATCACTGAATTTTAGCcaacaaataaaacttacaaaattACCAAATGACAATTTGACTACAATCAAAGCAATTGTGGATTCACaattaagaaaaagacaatGCAAAAATGTATAAACCACAGGACCGTAAGTCTTGATGGAAATAGTTAAAGACAAACCATCAATCCAAATTAAGTCTCTATTTGCTCAATTCTTTCTTTGGCCTTCCTTGTTCAACATCCCATGAACCTTCGACAACTTTCCTTCCTTTCGATTGACttgtatttcatattttatgctCATTAATTCCCCAAACAACATCTTTTGCTAGAAAAGTTTATGTTTATTTGGCCGAAAA from Corylus avellana chromosome ca1, CavTom2PMs-1.0 encodes the following:
- the LOC132181949 gene encoding auxin-induced protein 15A-like, which produces MAIRLPGVTNAKNILRRSNSFAKKAASQFMDVPKGHLAIYVGEGQKKRFVVQVSFLNQPSFQDLLNKAEEEFGFDHPMGGLTIPCSEDIFTDLTSRLQELL
- the LOC132181927 gene encoding auxin-responsive protein SAUR23-like, which gives rise to MAIRLPGITNAKNILRRSNSFAKKAASAFMDVPKGHLAIYVGESQKKRFVVPVSFLNHSSFQQLLGKAEEEFGFDHPMGGLTIPCSEDIFIHLTSRLHELL
- the LOC132181981 gene encoding auxin-responsive protein SAUR23-like, with the protein product MAIRLPGIMHAKHILRRSNSFTKQAASTFADVPKGYIAVYVGESEKKRFVVPISFLNQPSFQDLLNKAEDEFGFHHPMGGLTIPCSEDIFIDLTSHLHEF